The following are encoded together in the Methylorubrum sp. B1-46 genome:
- a CDS encoding bifunctional 2-polyprenyl-6-hydroxyphenol methylase/3-demethylubiquinol 3-O-methyltransferase UbiG — MKRVFLTSTPSHRNAYDLFEGRWASDLSELVPDLPVGGGLPGFHADPRPRQAAEVLGRDGRFDGYDILELGPLEGAHTCQLEALGASSVTAVESNSEAFLKSLVVKNIAGLSRSTFLLGDVSRHLAAPGPRYDLIFACGILYHMFDPLELIRLAAARSDRLFLWTHYYASQPRLKRHVPRAVEHEGMRLTLHELTYRDRGLATFWGGNQGKTRWIELPDLIRVLAHHGLTETKVITDAPDFVNGPAVTLAAWRPSAAAPA, encoded by the coding sequence ATGAAGCGGGTCTTCCTCACCTCCACGCCGAGCCACCGCAACGCCTACGACCTGTTCGAGGGGCGCTGGGCGAGCGACCTCAGCGAACTCGTTCCCGACCTGCCGGTCGGCGGCGGCCTGCCCGGCTTCCACGCCGATCCGCGCCCGCGGCAGGCGGCGGAGGTGCTCGGCCGCGACGGGCGCTTCGACGGCTACGACATTCTCGAACTCGGGCCGCTCGAAGGCGCCCATACCTGCCAGCTCGAAGCGCTTGGCGCGAGCAGCGTCACGGCGGTGGAATCGAACTCGGAAGCCTTCCTCAAGTCGCTCGTCGTCAAGAACATCGCCGGGCTTTCCCGCTCGACCTTCCTGCTCGGCGATGTCAGCCGGCATCTGGCCGCGCCGGGGCCGCGCTACGACCTGATCTTCGCCTGCGGCATCCTCTACCACATGTTCGATCCGCTCGAACTGATCCGGCTCGCCGCCGCCCGCTCCGACCGGCTGTTCCTCTGGACGCATTACTACGCGTCGCAGCCCCGCCTGAAGCGGCACGTGCCGCGCGCTGTCGAGCACGAGGGCATGCGCCTCACCCTGCACGAGCTGACCTACCGCGACCGGGGGCTCGCCACCTTCTGGGGCGGCAACCAGGGCAAGACCCGCTGGATCGAACTGCCCGACCTGATCCGGGTGCTCGCCCATCACGGGCTGACCGAGACGAAGGTGATCACCGACGCCCCGGACTTCGTGAACGGCCCGGCCGTGACGCTCGCGGCATGGCGGCCCTCCGCCGCTGCGCCCGCTTGA
- a CDS encoding cation diffusion facilitator family transporter, translating into MTGTEKAALASAAVGVLVTALKFAAYWLTGSLALYSDALESIINVVAAACAFLAVRVAAQPADEDHPYGHHKAEYFSAVIEGALVIVAALLILREAYLGILDPKPLDAPAQGLAVNAVATVINAVWAMLLFRHGRRLRSPALIADARHILADVVTSGGVLIGLGLVLATGTLVLDPIVAGLVALNILWSGWTMVRDSVNGLMDQAASPEMVTRIRGLISAHSEGALEAHDVRTRHAGSATFIDFHLVVPGEMTVFESHAICDRLEGVIETEIEGAVVVIHVEPADQAKGRGVPVI; encoded by the coding sequence ATGACCGGAACCGAGAAGGCCGCCCTGGCGAGCGCCGCCGTCGGCGTGCTCGTCACCGCGCTGAAGTTCGCCGCCTACTGGCTCACCGGCAGTCTGGCGCTCTATTCCGATGCGCTGGAGAGCATCATCAACGTCGTGGCCGCGGCCTGCGCGTTCCTCGCCGTGCGCGTCGCCGCGCAGCCGGCCGACGAGGATCACCCCTACGGCCACCACAAGGCCGAGTACTTTTCCGCGGTGATCGAGGGGGCGCTCGTCATCGTCGCCGCCCTGCTAATCCTGCGCGAGGCCTATCTCGGCATCCTCGACCCGAAGCCGCTCGACGCGCCCGCGCAGGGTCTCGCCGTCAATGCCGTCGCCACCGTGATCAACGCGGTCTGGGCGATGCTGCTGTTCCGGCACGGCCGGCGGCTGCGCTCGCCTGCCCTCATCGCCGATGCCCGCCACATCCTCGCCGATGTCGTGACCTCGGGCGGCGTGCTCATCGGCCTCGGGCTCGTCCTCGCCACCGGAACGCTGGTGCTGGATCCGATCGTGGCGGGCTTGGTCGCCCTCAACATCCTCTGGTCGGGCTGGACCATGGTGCGCGATTCGGTCAACGGCCTGATGGATCAGGCGGCCTCGCCCGAGATGGTCACCCGCATCCGCGGCCTGATCTCCGCTCATAGCGAGGGCGCGCTGGAGGCGCACGACGTGCGCACCCGCCACGCCGGCAGCGCCACCTTCATCGATTTCCACCTCGTCGTTCCCGGCGAGATGACGGTGTTCGAATCCCATGCCATCTGCGACCGGCTTGAGGGCGTGATCGAGACGGAGATCGAGGGCGCGGTGGTGGTGATCCACGTCGAGCCGGCCGATCAGGCCAAGGGCCGCGGTGTGCCGGTGATTTGA
- a CDS encoding FAD-dependent monooxygenase — protein sequence MAEVLIVGAGPVGLTLACELARYRIGVRLIDRAVHATQTSKALVVWSRTLELMDRMGCTEAFLAAGLRARGATLRSGGQVLGGPDFSDIASPYAFGLMIPQRDTERLLAEHLRTFGIAVEREVELLAFSPALKGVEARLSHPGGRQETVETPYLIGCDGAHSAVRHGLGLPFRGSAQGDDWLLADIRLDGAEAPPGDRIAVYLHRDGPFVIFPIPDGLARVVATVGRADGRPKPDPTLAEVQALVESRAGPGIRVSDPVWLSRFRINERKVTEYGRGRVFLAGDAAHIHSPAGGQGMNTGMQDAVNLAWKLALVTRGAATPTLLDSYSPERNAVGEMVLRNAGRLTAMATLANPVAQAVRNAALRLLLGLPAVRRRMAVTMSEIETGYPASALSVGPGAGRRWRPEDAAGPPPGAGADPRFVLYAADAERGTALAARFPGLIQPAPRRNPEPGRLHLVRPDGYVGLAAGAADWTAAAHYLKDIATA from the coding sequence ATGGCAGAGGTCCTGATCGTCGGCGCCGGGCCGGTCGGCCTGACGCTCGCCTGCGAGCTGGCGCGCTATCGTATCGGCGTCCGGCTGATCGACCGCGCCGTCCACGCGACGCAGACCTCCAAGGCCCTCGTCGTCTGGTCGCGCACCCTCGAACTCATGGACCGGATGGGCTGCACCGAGGCCTTCCTCGCGGCGGGCCTGCGCGCCCGCGGCGCGACCCTGCGCAGCGGCGGCCAAGTGCTTGGTGGTCCCGACTTCTCCGACATCGCCAGTCCCTACGCTTTCGGTCTGATGATCCCGCAGCGCGACACCGAGCGCTTGCTCGCCGAGCATCTGCGGACCTTCGGGATCGCGGTCGAGCGGGAGGTCGAGCTTCTCGCCTTCTCTCCGGCGCTGAAAGGGGTCGAGGCGCGGCTCTCGCACCCGGGCGGACGGCAGGAGACGGTGGAGACGCCCTACCTGATCGGCTGCGACGGCGCCCACAGTGCCGTGCGCCACGGGCTCGGCCTGCCCTTCCGCGGCTCCGCGCAGGGCGACGACTGGCTGTTGGCCGACATCCGCCTCGACGGCGCCGAGGCACCGCCCGGCGACAGGATCGCGGTCTATCTTCACCGGGACGGGCCGTTCGTGATCTTCCCGATCCCGGATGGGCTGGCGCGCGTCGTCGCCACGGTCGGGCGGGCGGACGGGCGGCCGAAGCCCGACCCGACGCTCGCCGAGGTGCAGGCCCTGGTCGAGAGCCGCGCCGGGCCCGGCATCCGTGTCTCCGATCCGGTCTGGCTCAGCCGTTTCCGCATCAACGAGCGCAAGGTCACGGAATACGGCCGCGGCCGCGTGTTCCTGGCGGGGGACGCCGCGCATATCCACAGCCCGGCCGGCGGACAGGGCATGAACACCGGCATGCAGGACGCGGTGAACCTCGCCTGGAAGCTCGCTCTGGTGACGCGCGGGGCGGCTACCCCCACCCTCCTCGACAGCTACAGCCCGGAGCGTAACGCCGTCGGCGAGATGGTTCTGCGCAATGCCGGGCGGCTGACCGCCATGGCGACGCTCGCCAACCCCGTTGCCCAGGCCGTCCGCAACGCCGCGCTGCGACTTCTCCTCGGTCTTCCGGCGGTGCGGCGGCGGATGGCGGTGACGATGAGCGAGATCGAGACCGGCTATCCCGCCTCCGCGCTCTCGGTCGGGCCGGGTGCCGGCCGGCGCTGGCGGCCGGAGGATGCGGCCGGGCCCCCGCCCGGTGCGGGCGCGGACCCGCGCTTCGTTCTCTATGCCGCGGATGCCGAACGCGGGACCGCGCTCGCCGCCCGTTTCCCCGGTCTGATCCAGCCCGCCCCGCGAAGAAATCCGGAGCCGGGGCGCCTGCATCTCGTTCGCCCCGACGGCTATGTCGGCCTCGCCGCCGGCGCCGCCGATTGGACGGCGGCCGCGCACTACCTCAAGGACATCGCGACCGCTTGA